In Topomyia yanbarensis strain Yona2022 chromosome 2, ASM3024719v1, whole genome shotgun sequence, one DNA window encodes the following:
- the LOC131685130 gene encoding LOW QUALITY PROTEIN: uncharacterized protein LOC131685130 (The sequence of the model RefSeq protein was modified relative to this genomic sequence to represent the inferred CDS: substituted 3 bases at 3 genomic stop codons), with translation MSQPNHFQPWKQNRPPGMSLPSPVASNSHGKLPAVVHQAMQSIQQQQQQQQPSAILHNHRGPIGLPSPVVQTAAASSSSSAVSSSTTGSGGIGDFLSQLGADKMMLSKLSASYGLANFTTGMMLNQDQSSAGQQHMQLQGQHLSTGDECTSDKERDFRIQQIFENAIGDNSKKQIVDILEKISVLRPPERLLLYLRMPGGYPETDPLRQSQNPLGTRSEINHTINWVRSHLEHDPNVSIPKQEVYEDYTSYCERIDIKPLSTADFGKVMKQVFPGIRPRRLGTRGHSRYCYAAMRKATKLAAPKLPDLITGSIGEVRXLFGNPFALXISYIFNXSQKIEPDNQVPSDEEAWKVIKIWAEAMLPSSFGSINELAGFITKNNLNSPASIASRQLLQKKLLQREIKERKKLNAAALKKRRRKRRKTLSTSIDSEVGPPEPMPKTFSQSSKLPASHVSSNTPQTSSTNTSSAASATVPLPPAAPPTADLLQQIIKRERQEFTDEDNNNTSIGKPCELQTQQLEPLHLQQQPLHQSTNLNCDTSNSVLTTTTNSAAVAAGREMRSPAEEYTIFCKKVRQAQQLKAAAQNQALQVLPSPLRPPSAAAKRAASIAHLTRQKRFRMLQQQQQRAIEAQNNSAPRYDELGNLILIESQDLVTSSKEDFIIPRERVISICNMDKNALDDYLNCEEENSQDQDQELLQYFPEESQAGSIGALAASAGNNPGSGGYGGIFEDSDTNMKLSQLRSMLEQNMGGQSGMDKPQVGGQLEGFDGTVIGQQIGLQPGSAAASLALLSQRHHGTGINNLDATTCSSTDGKKNPNSGMKMTLENCFSNLGNASVGSINNNGVPLQSPNGRRKNYNFVPISAGPPSPRIPLTKSTIRNGTPNASPFVSPRNTPIHRKNKAANNGLTLNILQQNQPSGQLPGFQQRPPFVKNELSASAPPSPSLAQNYRFGINSNSLNCPNTMPSFQPICGPSSHMQTHQSITGSVESRSSSVPLIPNYDGYNHSNYTSVSQTPVPSECDDFSDPNNILDMLNEPTSSSNNLQQSIKLEESEPIMSDILDNDMFQKASVSYNNISRSVPSTPQPHQMSFTHGNTNCGSRLGSNGLSSKSLFELPKSVPSTPITLNNGREALFQYSPEAPRDCLINGNSVERGGQMSSFYQNPSATASGSGDQTGSANENAATAPPPSAGSGSDMSVLGEGIESLTDALIGSDTLRYL, from the exons ATGTCTCAGCCGAACCATTTCCAGCCATGGAAACAGAATCGTCCTCCCGGAATGTCTTTACCGAGTCCAGTCGCCAGCAACAGTCATGGAAAATTACCTGCAGTAGTCCATCAGGCTATGCAATCAatccagcagcagcaacaacaacagcaaccatCTGCAATTCTACACAATCATCGTGGCCCCATCGGTCTTCCATCCCCGGTGGTCCAAACGGCAGCAGCATCCTCTTCGTCGTCAGCGGTTTCATCGTCCACGACCGGTTCAGGTGGAATCGGTGATTTTCTCTCCCAGCTGGGGGCTGATAAGATGATGCTTAGCAAGCTGAGCGCCAGCTACGGGCTGGCGAATTTTACGACCGGAATGATGTTGAACCAGGATCAGTCGTCAGCCGGGCAGCAACATATGCAGCTGCAAGGGCAGCATCTCTCGACGGGGGACGAGTGTACCAGTGACAAGGAGCGGGACTTTCGGATTcaacagatttttgaaaatgctaTCGG TGACAACTCCAAAAAACAAATTGTTGATATACTAGAGAAGATTTCTGTTCTTCGACCACCAGAACGTTTACTCCTGTACCTGCGTATGCCCGGCGGCTATCCTGAAACAG ATCCCCTAAGACAGTCTCAGAACCCGCTGGGAACCCGTTCCGAGATTAACCACACCATCAATTGGGTCCGCTCGCACCTGGAACATGATCCAAATGTGTCTATCCCGAAGCAGGAAGTGTATGAAGATTACAC ATCTTACTGCGAGCGAATCGACATCAAACCACTGTCGACGGCAGATTTCGGCAAAGTAATGAAGCAAGTGTTCCCCGGGATACGTCCCCGGAGACTGGGAACACGCGGTCACTCCCGATACTGTTATGCGGCAATGCGTAAAGCGACCAAACTGGCAGCACCAAAACTGCCCGATCTCATCACCGGTAGCATTGGAGAGGTACGTTAGTTGTTCGGAAATCCATTTGCACTATAAATATCTTACATTTTCAATTAATCGCAGAAAATCGAACCGGATAATCAGGTACCCAGTGACGAAGAAGCATGGAAAGTGATAAAGATATGGGCCGAAGCTATGCTTCCCAGCTCGTTTGGATCGATCAACGAGCTGGCCGGATTCATCACAAAGAACAATCTCAACTCACCGGCCAGCATCGCCAGTCGACAGTTGCTGCAGAAGAAACTCCTGCAGCGTGAGATTAAGGAGAGGAAGAAGCTCAAC GCTGCAGCTCTCAAGAAACGCCGAAGGAAACGCCGCAAGACTCTTTCGACCAGCATCGACTCTGAAGTTGGTCCACCCGAACCAATGCCGAAGACGTTTTCTCAGTCATCTAAGCTCCCAGCATCACACGTTAGCAGCAACACACCGCAAACCTCGAGTACAAATACCTCCTCTGCTGCAAGTGCCACTGTTCCGCTGCCACCCGCAGCACCACCCACAGCGGATTTACTCCAGCAAATTATTAAACGTGAGCGGCAGGAATTTACCGATGAAGATAACAACAACACGTCCATCGGTAAACCCTGCGAACTGCAGACCCAACAGCTAGAACCGCTTCACTTGCAGCAACAGCCGCTCCATCAAAGTACAAATCTCAACTGTGATACTAGCAACAGTGTCTTAACTACCACAACGAACAGTGCAGCAGTCGCTGCGGGGCGGGAGATGCGAAGTCCCGCCGAAGAGTACACCATCTTCTGCAAGAAGGTACGTCAGGCGCAGCAGCTAAAGGCGGCAGCTCAGAATCAAGCACTGCAAGTGCTTCCGAGTCCGCTCAGACCACCGAGTGCAGCGGCAAAACGTGCCGCCTCAATAGCGCATTTAACGCGACAGAAACGTTTCCGGATGctgcaacaacagcagcagcgagCGATCGAAGCGCAGAACAATTCTGCCCCGCGGTACGATGAGTTGGGTAATTTGATATTGATCGAGTCGCAGGATTTGGTAACAAGCAGCAAGGAGGATTTTATTATTCCGAGAGAACGGGTCATTAGCATTTGCAACATGGACAAGAATGCGTTGGACGATTATTTGAACTGCGAGGAGGAGAATTCGCAGGATCAAGATCAGGAGTTGTTGCAGTACTTTCCAGAGGAAAGTCAGGCTGGTTCGATAGGCGCTTTGGCAGCCTCTGCGGGGAATAATCCTGGCTCTGGCGGGTACGGCGGAATATTTGAGGATAGCGACACGAACATGAAATTGTCGCAGCTCAGGAGCATGTTAGAGCAGAATATGGGCGGCCAAAGTGGAATGGACAAACCACAGGTAGGTGGACAGCTTGAAGGTTTCGATGGAACGGTTATTGGTCAGCAGATTGGTTTACAACCTGGATCCGCAGCAGCATCCCTTGCGTTGCTATCCCAGCGGCACCATGGAACTGGTATTAATAATTTAGACGCTACCACTTGTAGTAGTACAGATGGAAAGAAGAATCCTAATTCTGGCATGAAAATGACGCTCGAAAACTGTTTTAGCAATTTGGGAAACGCATCGGTTGGGTCGATAAACAACAACGGAGTCCCTCTGCAAAGTCCTAACGGTCGTCGAAAGAACTACAATTTCGTCCCCATTTCCGCAGGTCCCCCGTCACCACGAATACCGTTGACAAAGTCAACCATTCGGAACGGTACTCCCAATGCTAGTCCCTTCGTTAGTCCTCGAAACACACCAATACACCGCAAAAACAAAGCAGCCAACAATGGGCTTACCTTGAACATTTTACAACAGAACCAACCGTCCGGACAGCTACCCGGATTCCAACAGCGTCCTCCTTTTGTAAAAAATGAACTGTCAGCATCCGCTCCTCCGAGCCCATCCCTGGCGCAGAACTACAGATTCGGGATAAACTCCAATTCATTGAATTGTCCAAATACCATGCCTTCCTTTCAACCAATCTGCGGGCCTTCCTCACACATGCAAACTCATCAAAGTATAACTGGATCGGTGGAATCGCGCTCCAGCAGTGTTCCCTTGATTCCCAATTATGACGGGTACAATCATTCCAATTATACTTCCGTATCTCAAACCCCTGTTCCCTCAGAATGCGACGATTTCTCCGATCCCAACAATATTCTGGACATGTTAAATGAACCAACCTCATCCTCAAACAATCTCCAGCAATCGATTAAGCTCGAAGAATCCGAACCGATAATGTCCGACATACTGGACAACGATATGTTCCAGAAAGCATCAGTTTCCTACAACAACATCTCGCGCTCAGTCCCATCGACACCACAACCGCATCAAATGTCATTCACTCACGGCAACACGAACTGTGGTTCTAGGCTTGGCTCCAATGGTCTCTCCTCCAAATCGCTATTCGAACTTCCCAAATCGGTACCCTCAACTCCCATCACCCTAAACAACGGTCGCGAAGCTCTGTTCCAATACAGTCCGGAAGCACCCCGCGATTGTCTAATCAATGGCAACTCGGTAGAGCGAGGTGGCCAGATGTCATCGTTCTATCAGAACCCATCCGCCACTGCAAGCGGATCAGGGGATCAAACCGGAAGTGCCAACGAAAATGCTGCTACCGCCCCACCCCCATCGGCCGGCTCGGGGTCCGACATGTCCGTACTGGGTGAAGGAATTGAAAGCCTTACCGATGCCCTAATCGGATCCGATACGTTGCGATACCTATAA